The following proteins are co-located in the Billgrantia tianxiuensis genome:
- a CDS encoding AAA family ATPase: MKILALRLANLASLPGPLELDFTVPPLDAAGLFAITGPTGAGKSTLLDALCLALYGNTPRLRQAPGRDAPLPDVEGETVSTADPRTLLRRGTASGHAEVDFLGRDGRRYRARWAVRRARDKASGRLQTAEQSLRDLDDDRLLTAQKREFDRLLPERLGLTFDQFTRAVLLAQSEFAAFLKADDNERSDLLERLTGTAEYSRISEAAYRRAITAKRHVEALQTKLADDLPAKPEARAELERNADAAERGLADLQQQAKRLETHQQWHVADDRLRQAYAEGLRQQRDAEAHWHTLAGARADRECRRLLAPQRHRLLRQGALPNEIATLEGAHRQTLQALERARAAQHAAEQARDKATQQMDAAIQARQQAEPTLRQAREHAQALVTLDKQLADLESQHRDYTQQAERLAEQRRQAETRQLEHKRQRDEWQATLRQLMDRHERLDAARQAVQQAHDLAARRNLALGELESRWQEARRAGQAQRQLGERLALDEKRQAELTTQGKAARERLDAQERHYRTLHDFIERSRAARSESVAQLRAALREDEPCPVCGGLDHPFRHRPPETPEAAQLAAQHAQEEQQLAEARQSWEQAQRERDDLEGEYRAVMATTARCRQELQQADSRLTQAQQALAEHPLHAELNAIDAAERDAWLTHQRRQSDAEREHGERTLSALTRAEAELAPLEEALRQGELGLAQLEARRSALDEALTKQAERLPPLRRQRDELKNRLQSLLGEHASADAWQQQLEARQESARRQRDEAIEGCHGAEREQARLTQQASHEAERIEQLIQEGATLERELSEWRQAQPLLDDATLERLLAQPEAEAAREERELAEADEARQRAAASLGERRQVLLEHRRGQALANDDSGEALLGEDVEAEIDSRREALVAERQALAPKLEQAQQTRDEAVHALRDDDRRRARQQEGQAELEAARVEQVRWGRISELIGSADGKTFRRIAQAYNLEQLLEHANLHLANLSRRYRLVRGGSELGLLVEDRDMGDERRSVHSLSGGETFLVSLALALGLASMASGELTIESLFIDEGFGSLDPQSLALAMEALDGLQALGRRVGVISHVQEMHERIPVQIQVEPLGNGTSRARLVSV, translated from the coding sequence ATGAAGATTCTCGCCCTGCGCCTGGCCAACCTGGCCTCCCTACCCGGCCCGCTGGAGCTCGACTTCACGGTACCGCCGCTCGACGCTGCCGGCCTGTTCGCCATCACCGGCCCCACCGGGGCCGGCAAGAGCACCCTGCTCGATGCCCTGTGCCTGGCGCTCTACGGCAATACGCCACGACTGCGCCAGGCCCCCGGCCGCGACGCCCCGCTGCCCGACGTCGAGGGCGAAACGGTGAGCACCGCCGACCCGCGTACCCTGCTGCGCCGGGGTACCGCCAGTGGTCATGCCGAGGTCGACTTCCTCGGCCGCGACGGGCGCCGCTACCGCGCCCGCTGGGCCGTACGCCGCGCCCGGGACAAGGCCAGCGGCCGCCTGCAGACCGCAGAACAGTCGCTGCGCGATCTTGACGACGATCGCCTGCTCACCGCCCAGAAGCGCGAGTTCGACCGCCTGCTGCCGGAGCGCCTGGGCCTCACCTTCGATCAGTTCACCCGCGCCGTGTTGCTGGCCCAGAGCGAGTTCGCCGCCTTCCTCAAGGCCGATGACAACGAGCGCAGCGACCTGCTGGAGCGACTGACCGGCACCGCCGAATACTCAAGGATCTCCGAAGCCGCCTACCGGCGTGCCATCACGGCCAAGCGACACGTCGAGGCCCTGCAGACCAAGCTCGCCGACGATCTTCCCGCCAAACCCGAAGCCCGAGCGGAGCTGGAGCGCAATGCCGACGCCGCCGAACGCGGGCTGGCCGACCTGCAGCAACAGGCCAAGCGCCTGGAGACCCACCAGCAGTGGCACGTCGCGGACGACCGGCTGCGCCAGGCTTACGCCGAGGGGCTTCGCCAGCAGCGTGACGCCGAAGCACACTGGCACACACTTGCCGGCGCTAGAGCCGACAGGGAATGCCGCCGCCTGCTGGCCCCCCAGCGCCACCGCCTGCTGCGTCAGGGCGCGCTGCCCAACGAGATTGCCACACTGGAAGGCGCCCATCGCCAGACCCTCCAGGCGCTCGAACGGGCCCGGGCCGCCCAGCACGCCGCCGAACAGGCCCGGGACAAGGCCACACAGCAGATGGACGCGGCCATCCAGGCCCGCCAGCAGGCCGAACCCACCCTGCGCCAGGCTCGGGAGCATGCCCAGGCGCTTGTCACCCTGGACAAGCAACTGGCCGATCTCGAATCGCAGCATCGCGATTACACCCAGCAGGCCGAACGACTGGCCGAGCAACGCAGGCAAGCCGAAACCAGGCAGCTCGAACACAAACGACAGCGCGACGAGTGGCAGGCCACCCTGCGCCAGCTGATGGACCGCCATGAACGGCTCGACGCGGCGCGCCAGGCGGTCCAGCAGGCCCATGACCTGGCCGCCCGCCGCAACCTGGCGCTGGGTGAGCTGGAAAGCCGCTGGCAGGAGGCCCGGCGCGCCGGGCAGGCCCAGCGTCAGCTCGGCGAACGCCTGGCCCTGGATGAAAAACGTCAGGCCGAGTTGACTACCCAGGGCAAGGCTGCCCGGGAACGGCTCGACGCGCAGGAACGCCACTACCGCACCCTGCACGACTTCATCGAGCGCAGCCGCGCTGCCCGCAGCGAGAGTGTCGCCCAGCTGCGCGCAGCGCTACGGGAAGACGAACCCTGCCCGGTGTGCGGTGGCCTCGACCATCCCTTCCGCCACCGGCCACCCGAAACCCCCGAGGCGGCCCAGCTAGCTGCCCAGCACGCCCAGGAAGAGCAGCAGCTGGCCGAGGCCCGGCAATCGTGGGAGCAGGCCCAGCGTGAACGCGACGATCTCGAAGGCGAGTACCGTGCCGTCATGGCCACGACGGCACGCTGTCGCCAGGAGCTGCAGCAGGCCGATAGTCGCCTGACCCAGGCACAGCAGGCCCTGGCCGAACATCCGCTACACGCCGAGCTGAATGCCATCGACGCCGCCGAGCGCGACGCCTGGTTGACGCACCAGCGTCGGCAGAGCGACGCCGAACGCGAGCACGGCGAACGCACGCTCTCGGCACTGACCCGTGCCGAGGCCGAGCTGGCCCCACTGGAGGAAGCTCTGCGCCAGGGCGAACTCGGCCTCGCCCAGCTCGAGGCCCGGCGGTCCGCGCTCGACGAGGCGCTGACCAAGCAGGCCGAACGGCTGCCTCCCCTGCGCCGGCAGCGCGACGAGTTGAAGAACCGACTCCAGAGCCTGCTCGGCGAGCATGCCTCGGCCGACGCCTGGCAGCAGCAACTGGAGGCTCGTCAGGAGAGCGCCCGCCGACAGCGGGACGAGGCCATCGAGGGTTGCCATGGTGCCGAACGCGAGCAGGCACGGCTGACGCAACAGGCGAGTCATGAAGCTGAGCGAATCGAGCAGCTCATCCAGGAAGGCGCCACGCTGGAGCGGGAACTGAGCGAGTGGCGCCAGGCCCAACCGCTACTTGACGATGCCACGCTGGAGCGACTGCTGGCACAGCCCGAGGCGGAAGCCGCGCGTGAGGAGCGTGAACTGGCCGAGGCCGACGAGGCCCGCCAGCGCGCCGCGGCAAGCCTTGGCGAGCGCCGCCAGGTCCTGCTCGAGCATCGCCGCGGGCAGGCGCTGGCCAATGACGACAGCGGCGAGGCGTTGCTGGGTGAAGACGTCGAAGCGGAGATCGACAGTCGTCGGGAGGCACTCGTCGCCGAACGGCAGGCCTTGGCGCCGAAGCTGGAGCAAGCCCAGCAAACACGCGACGAGGCCGTTCACGCCCTGCGCGACGACGACCGCCGCCGCGCGCGCCAGCAGGAGGGCCAGGCCGAGCTGGAAGCCGCCCGTGTCGAACAGGTGCGCTGGGGACGCATCAGCGAGCTGATCGGCTCCGCCGACGGCAAGACCTTCCGCCGTATCGCCCAGGCCTACAACCTGGAGCAACTGCTGGAGCACGCCAATCTTCACCTGGCCAACCTCAGCCGCCGCTACCGGCTGGTGCGCGGCGGCAGCGAACTCGGCCTGCTGGTGGAGGACCGCGACATGGGCGACGAGCGTCGCTCGGTTCACTCGCTCTCGGGCGGCGAGACCTTCCTCGTCTCACTGGCCCTGGCGCTGGGACTCGCCTCCATGGCCTCGGGCGAACTCACCATCGAGTCGCTGTTCATCGACGAAGGCTTCGGCAGCCTCGACCCGCAGTCGCTGGCACTGGCCATGGAAGCGCTGGACGGCCTGCAGGCACTCGGCCGCCGCGTCGGCGTGATCTCCCACGTGCAGGAGATGCACGAACGCATTCCGGTGCAGATCCAGGTGGAGCCGCTGGGCAACGGAACCAGCCGGGCAAGGTTGGTGAGTGTCTAG
- a CDS encoding exonuclease SbcCD subunit D C-terminal domain-containing protein → MRVELSAPVPDLRAQVEAVLEGKAVRLLRLERRLPQHEGGPASERVDLEQLGPRRLFQRTWEKQWGEPPGDDVLADFDRLLQDVLDDATDDTSAEGRS, encoded by the coding sequence GTGCGTGTCGAACTCAGCGCCCCGGTACCCGACCTGCGCGCCCAGGTCGAGGCCGTGCTGGAAGGCAAGGCGGTGCGTCTGCTGCGCCTGGAACGCCGCCTGCCCCAGCACGAGGGCGGGCCGGCGTCGGAGCGAGTCGACCTGGAACAGCTGGGGCCGAGAAGGCTCTTTCAGCGCACCTGGGAAAAACAGTGGGGCGAGCCACCCGGCGACGATGTGCTGGCCGACTTCGACCGACTGCTGCAGGACGTGCTCGACGACGCAACGGACGACACCAGTGCAGAGGGACGCTCATGA